A genomic segment from Pseudomonas sessilinigenes encodes:
- the katE gene encoding catalase HPII produces the protein MPGISPTRSMCLMSTQKTTSPNSQAAGTDTLDRGNSNAKLESLERFRSDATGQALRTNQGVKIADNQNTLKAGTRGPSLLEDFIMREKITHFDHERIPERIVHARGTGAHGYFQSYADHSALTKAGFLHDPGKKTPVFVRFSTVQGPRGSGDTVRDVRGFAVKFFTDEGNFDLVGNNMPVFFIQDAIKFPDFVHAVKPEPHNEMPTGGSAHDTFWDFVSLVPESAHMVIWAMSDRAIPKSLRSMQGFGVHSFRLINAEGRSHFVKFHWHPSVGTCSLLWDEAQKLAGKDTDFHRRDLWEAIEIGDYPEWELGVQIIAEEDEHQFEFDILDPTKLIPEELVPVTPLGKMVLNRNPDNFFAETEQVAFCPGHIVPGIDFSNDPLLQGRLFSYTDTQISRLGGPNFHELPINRPVAPFHNSQRDAMHRSTIDKGRASYEPNSIDGGWPRETPPAAENGGFESYNERIDAHKIRQRSESFSDHFSQARLFYNSMSKHEQEHIIAAYSFELGKVDRPQIRERQVQQILANIDLQLAKRVAENLGLKAPAKGTVAERKVSLSRSPALSQANLLSGDIKTRKVAVLVANGVDGAAIAALQKALKAEGAHAKLLGPTSAAVTSAQGKALAVDASMEGLPSVAFDAVFVPGGAQSIKALAGDGVALHYLLEAYRHLKAIALHGEARELLKVLGLEADEGVIVGGDAKALKAFFAAMAQHRVWSREARARAVPA, from the coding sequence ATGCCAGGGATTTCGCCAACGAGGAGTATGTGTCTGATGAGTACCCAGAAAACCACCAGCCCGAACAGCCAGGCCGCGGGGACCGACACCCTGGACCGGGGCAACAGCAACGCCAAGCTCGAAAGCCTGGAGCGGTTCCGCAGCGACGCCACCGGGCAGGCCCTGCGGACCAACCAGGGAGTGAAGATCGCCGATAACCAGAACACCTTGAAAGCCGGCACCCGCGGCCCTTCGCTGCTCGAAGACTTCATCATGCGGGAGAAGATCACCCACTTCGACCATGAGCGGATTCCCGAGCGCATCGTCCATGCCCGAGGCACTGGCGCCCATGGTTACTTCCAGAGTTATGCCGACCATTCGGCGTTGACCAAGGCTGGGTTCCTGCATGATCCGGGGAAAAAAACACCCGTGTTCGTGCGTTTTTCCACGGTCCAGGGGCCAAGGGGCTCTGGCGATACCGTGCGTGACGTGCGCGGCTTTGCGGTGAAGTTCTTCACCGACGAGGGCAACTTCGACCTGGTGGGCAACAACATGCCGGTGTTCTTCATCCAGGACGCGATCAAGTTCCCCGACTTCGTGCATGCGGTGAAGCCCGAGCCGCACAACGAGATGCCCACCGGCGGTTCGGCCCACGACACCTTCTGGGACTTCGTCTCGCTGGTACCGGAGTCGGCGCACATGGTCATCTGGGCCATGTCCGATCGGGCGATTCCCAAGAGCCTGCGCAGCATGCAGGGTTTTGGCGTGCACAGTTTCCGCTTGATCAACGCCGAGGGGCGCTCGCACTTCGTCAAGTTCCACTGGCATCCGTCGGTGGGCACTTGCTCGCTGCTATGGGACGAAGCGCAGAAGCTGGCGGGCAAGGACACGGATTTCCACCGCCGTGATCTCTGGGAGGCCATCGAGATCGGTGATTACCCGGAATGGGAACTGGGTGTGCAGATCATCGCCGAGGAAGACGAACACCAGTTCGAGTTCGACATTCTCGACCCGACCAAGCTGATTCCCGAAGAGCTGGTGCCCGTCACGCCGCTGGGCAAGATGGTGCTCAATCGCAACCCGGACAACTTCTTCGCCGAAACCGAGCAGGTGGCGTTCTGTCCGGGGCATATCGTGCCCGGCATCGATTTTTCCAATGATCCATTGCTGCAGGGCCGGTTGTTTTCCTACACCGATACCCAGATCAGCCGCCTGGGCGGGCCCAACTTCCATGAATTGCCGATCAATCGGCCGGTGGCGCCGTTCCACAACAGCCAGCGCGACGCCATGCATCGCTCCACCATCGACAAGGGACGGGCTTCCTACGAGCCCAACTCGATCGACGGCGGCTGGCCCAGGGAGACCCCGCCGGCCGCCGAGAACGGCGGTTTCGAGAGCTACAACGAGCGTATCGATGCGCATAAGATCCGCCAGCGCAGCGAGTCCTTCAGCGACCATTTCTCCCAGGCGCGGCTGTTCTACAACAGCATGAGCAAGCATGAGCAGGAGCACATCATCGCCGCCTACAGCTTCGAGCTGGGCAAGGTCGATCGGCCGCAGATCCGCGAGCGGCAGGTGCAGCAGATCCTGGCCAATATCGATTTGCAGTTGGCCAAGCGCGTGGCCGAGAACCTCGGCTTGAAGGCTCCGGCCAAGGGCACTGTGGCCGAGCGCAAGGTGTCGCTGTCGCGCTCGCCTGCCCTGAGCCAGGCCAACCTGTTGTCCGGGGATATCAAGACCCGCAAGGTGGCGGTGCTGGTGGCCAATGGCGTGGACGGCGCGGCGATCGCTGCGTTGCAGAAGGCGCTCAAGGCCGAAGGGGCTCATGCCAAGCTGCTGGGGCCGACCTCGGCGGCGGTGACGAGCGCCCAAGGCAAGGCATTGGCGGTGGATGCCTCGATGGAGGGTTTGCCGTCGGTGGCGTTTGACGCCGTGTTCGTGCCGGGTGGCGCCCAGTCGATCAAGGCCCTGGCGGGCGATGGCGTCGCCCTGCACTACCTGCTCGAGGCCTATCGGCACCTGAAGGCCATCGCCTTGCACGGCGAAGCCCGGGAGCTCTTGAAGGTACTTGGGCTGGAGGCGGATGAAGGCGTGATCGTCGGTGGCGATGCCAAGGCCCTGAAAGCGTTCTTCGCGGCCATGGCCCAGCATCGGGTGTGGAGTCGCGAGGCCAGGGCCAGGGCGGTTCCGGCCTGA
- a CDS encoding PA5502 family lipoprotein codes for MKPFASRYLLLVAFSLLLGACQSTPPVATEVPDARATAVAQLQQSIASSELATAEDQLSALQAQTPDDPQLVQYQRQLAEAYLQRSQIVLQKGDVNAAATALSRARALMPKAPALTGGVNNAIAHARKAELDKAEAALKAAEARPAAKLIDPTAPSSTIALNVTDIRQLRRQLDALAADVVNYQCDVTLQVPRREDYPWLSTLLHKRVKKLAPDFQQKIDRQIVRHVPAQMVLTPRQAQ; via the coding sequence ATGAAGCCGTTCGCCTCCCGTTATCTGCTCCTTGTCGCATTCTCCCTGCTACTGGGGGCCTGCCAAAGCACGCCGCCGGTGGCCACCGAGGTCCCCGATGCGCGGGCCACGGCCGTCGCACAACTGCAGCAAAGCATCGCCAGCAGCGAACTGGCGACCGCCGAGGACCAGTTGAGCGCCTTGCAGGCACAGACCCCTGACGACCCACAATTGGTCCAGTACCAGCGACAGCTGGCCGAGGCCTACCTACAGCGCAGCCAGATCGTCCTGCAAAAGGGCGACGTGAACGCTGCCGCCACGGCCTTGAGCCGTGCCCGGGCGCTGATGCCCAAGGCGCCGGCCCTGACTGGCGGGGTCAACAATGCCATCGCCCACGCCCGCAAGGCCGAGCTGGACAAGGCCGAAGCCGCACTGAAGGCCGCCGAGGCGCGCCCTGCAGCCAAGCTGATCGACCCCACCGCCCCCAGCAGCACCATCGCCCTGAATGTCACCGACATCCGCCAGCTGCGCCGCCAGCTCGATGCCCTGGCCGCGGACGTGGTGAACTACCAGTGCGACGTCACCCTCCAGGTCCCACGTCGCGAAGACTACCCGTGGCTCTCGACCCTGCTGCACAAGCGGGTGAAGAAGCTGGCTCCCGACTTCCAGCAGAAGATCGACCGGCAGATCGTGCGCCATGTGCCGGCGCAGATGGTCCTGACCCCACGCCAGGCGCAATGA
- the znuB gene encoding zinc ABC transporter permease subunit ZnuB — translation MADFLLYALLAGLSLALVAGPLGSFVVWRRMAYFGDTLSHAALLGVALGFLLDVSPAVAVTVGCLLLAVLLVTLQQRQPLASDTLLGILAPSTLSLGLVVLSFMHEVRIDLMAYLFGDLLAISPGDLAWILGGSAAVLLLLVALWRPLLAITVHEELAKVEGLPVASLRMTLMLLIAVVIAVAMKIVGVLLITSLLIIPAAAAQRHARSPEQMALGASLLGMLAVGGGLALSWFKDTPAGPSIVVTAAALFLLSFVLPRRGV, via the coding sequence ATGGCTGATTTCCTGCTGTACGCCCTGCTCGCAGGTTTGTCCCTGGCGCTGGTCGCCGGCCCCCTGGGCTCCTTCGTGGTCTGGCGGCGCATGGCCTATTTCGGCGATACCCTGTCCCACGCCGCGCTGCTGGGCGTCGCCCTGGGTTTCCTGCTGGATGTCAGCCCAGCGGTGGCGGTGACCGTCGGCTGCCTGTTACTGGCGGTACTGCTGGTCACCCTGCAACAGCGCCAACCCCTGGCATCCGACACGCTGCTGGGGATTCTTGCACCCAGCACCCTGTCCCTGGGCCTGGTGGTACTAAGCTTCATGCATGAAGTGCGGATCGACCTGATGGCCTATCTGTTCGGCGACCTGCTGGCGATCAGCCCCGGCGACCTGGCGTGGATCCTCGGCGGCAGCGCCGCTGTACTGTTGCTGCTGGTAGCGCTGTGGCGGCCATTGCTGGCCATCACCGTGCACGAGGAGCTGGCCAAGGTCGAAGGCCTGCCCGTGGCCTCGCTGCGCATGACGCTGATGCTGTTGATCGCGGTGGTGATCGCCGTCGCCATGAAGATCGTCGGGGTGCTGCTGATCACCTCCCTGTTGATCATCCCCGCCGCTGCGGCACAGCGTCACGCCCGCTCGCCGGAGCAGATGGCCCTGGGCGCCAGCCTGCTGGGCATGCTGGCAGTGGGCGGCGGGCTGGCGCTGTCCTGGTTCAAGGACACCCCGGCCGGGCCGTCGATCGTGGTCACGGCGGCCGCCCTGTTTCTGCTGAGTTTTGTTCTGCCCCGTCGAGGGGTGTAG
- the znuC gene encoding zinc ABC transporter ATP-binding protein ZnuC, whose amino-acid sequence MSTALIRLEQVGVTFAGQNVLDNIQLSVEPGQIVTLIGPNGAGKTTLVRAVLGLLKPDTGSVWRKPRLRVGYMPQKLHVDPTLPLSVLRFLRLVPGVDRPAALAALKEVGAEQVIDSPVQSISGGEMQRVLLARALLREPELLVLDEPVQGVDVAGQAELYSLITRLRDRHGCGVLMVSHDLHLVMSTTDQVVCLNRHVCCSGHPEQVSGDPAFVELFGKNAPSLAIYHHHHDHAHDLHGSVVVQPHVHGENCKHG is encoded by the coding sequence ATGAGCACTGCGTTGATCCGCCTCGAGCAAGTCGGGGTGACCTTTGCCGGGCAGAACGTGCTGGACAACATCCAGCTCAGTGTCGAACCCGGGCAGATCGTCACCCTGATCGGCCCCAACGGTGCCGGCAAGACCACCCTGGTGCGCGCCGTGCTCGGCCTGCTCAAGCCCGATACCGGCAGCGTCTGGCGCAAGCCTCGGTTGCGGGTGGGCTACATGCCGCAAAAACTCCATGTCGACCCGACCCTGCCGCTCTCGGTGCTGCGCTTCCTGCGCCTGGTGCCGGGGGTGGACCGCCCGGCGGCCCTGGCGGCACTCAAGGAGGTCGGAGCGGAACAGGTGATCGACAGCCCGGTGCAGAGTATTTCCGGTGGTGAGATGCAGCGCGTGCTGCTGGCCCGGGCGCTGCTGCGCGAGCCTGAGCTACTGGTCCTCGACGAGCCGGTGCAGGGTGTCGACGTGGCCGGCCAGGCCGAGCTGTACAGCCTCATCACCCGCCTGCGCGACCGCCACGGCTGTGGTGTGCTGATGGTTTCCCACGACCTGCACCTGGTGATGAGCACCACCGACCAGGTGGTCTGTCTCAACCGCCACGTCTGCTGCTCCGGGCACCCCGAGCAGGTCAGTGGCGACCCGGCCTTCGTCGAGCTGTTCGGCAAGAACGCGCCAAGCCTGGCGATCTACCACCACCATCATGACCACGCCCACGACCTGCATGGCTCGGTGGTGGTCCAGCCCCATGTCCACGGAGAAAACTGCAAGCATGGCTGA
- the zur gene encoding zinc uptake transcriptional repressor Zur codes for MPKTPLASRPHDHSHCVHNALSEADALCTRQGLRLTALRRRVLELVWQSHKPLGAYDILAVLSEQDGRRAAPPTVYRALDFLLDNGLVHRIASLNAFVGCNHPEHAHQGQFLICRECHAAIELEQKSISDAIINSARDVGFVVEGQTVEVIGLCSGCQGA; via the coding sequence ATGCCTAAAACACCTCTTGCCAGCCGACCACACGACCACTCTCACTGCGTGCACAACGCACTGTCTGAGGCCGATGCCCTGTGCACCCGGCAGGGCCTGCGCCTGACCGCACTGCGCCGGCGGGTGCTGGAGCTGGTGTGGCAAAGCCACAAGCCCCTGGGCGCCTACGACATCCTGGCGGTGCTCAGCGAGCAGGATGGGCGCCGCGCCGCACCGCCAACGGTGTACCGGGCCCTGGACTTCCTCCTGGACAACGGCCTGGTGCACCGCATCGCCTCGCTCAACGCCTTCGTCGGTTGCAACCATCCGGAACACGCGCACCAGGGCCAGTTCCTGATCTGCCGCGAGTGCCACGCGGCCATCGAACTCGAACAGAAATCCATCAGCGACGCGATCATCAACAGCGCCCGCGACGTCGGCTTCGTGGTCGAGGGCCAGACCGTCGAAGTGATCGGGCTCTGCTCCGGCTGCCAGGGGGCGTGA
- a CDS encoding zinc ABC transporter substrate-binding protein: MSIVPRLFRLFVAFTFSLFAIGSAQAEVRVLTSIKPLQLIAAAVQDGVAIPEVLLPPGASPHNYALRPSDVRKVQSVDLLYWIGPDMEGFLPRVLKGRSLPSVAVQDLPGMKLRRFAEDSHSHAEDADEHDHDHRPGSLDAHLWLSPVNARVIATRMAADLSAADPANATRYQDNLKAFSERLDALDTRLKARLAGIAGKPYFVFHEAFDYFEDAYGLKHTGVFSVAAEVQPGAQHVAAMRARLQQVGKTCVFSEPPLRPRLAETLVAGLPVKLAELDALGGYTPASATGYEQVLEKLGNDLAGCLEQL; encoded by the coding sequence GTGTCCATCGTGCCCCGACTTTTTCGTCTTTTTGTCGCTTTTACCTTCAGCTTGTTCGCGATCGGCTCGGCCCAGGCTGAAGTCCGGGTGCTGACCAGTATCAAGCCCCTGCAGTTGATTGCCGCGGCGGTGCAGGACGGCGTGGCGATTCCCGAGGTGCTGCTGCCGCCGGGCGCTTCGCCGCACAACTATGCGTTGCGCCCCTCCGATGTGCGCAAGGTGCAGAGCGTGGATCTTCTGTACTGGATCGGCCCGGACATGGAAGGGTTCCTGCCGCGTGTCCTGAAGGGGCGCAGCCTGCCCTCGGTGGCGGTACAGGACCTGCCAGGCATGAAGCTTCGCCGTTTTGCCGAAGATAGCCACTCCCACGCTGAAGATGCCGACGAACATGATCACGATCACCGTCCCGGCAGCCTGGATGCCCACCTTTGGCTGTCGCCGGTCAATGCCCGGGTGATCGCCACTCGCATGGCGGCCGACTTGAGCGCCGCCGATCCGGCCAATGCCACGCGTTATCAGGACAACCTGAAGGCTTTCAGCGAGCGCCTGGATGCCCTGGACACCCGCCTGAAGGCTCGCCTGGCGGGGATCGCCGGCAAGCCCTATTTCGTCTTCCATGAAGCCTTCGACTATTTCGAGGACGCCTATGGTCTCAAGCACACCGGGGTGTTCAGCGTCGCTGCCGAGGTGCAGCCTGGGGCCCAGCATGTAGCGGCCATGCGCGCGCGCCTGCAGCAGGTGGGCAAGACGTGTGTGTTCAGCGAGCCGCCGCTGCGTCCGCGGCTGGCGGAAACCCTGGTGGCCGGCCTGCCGGTAAAGCTGGCCGAACTGGATGCATTGGGCGGCTACACCCCGGCGTCCGCCACGGGCTACGAGCAGGTGCTGGAGAAGCTCGGCAACGATCTGGCCGGCTGCCTGGAGCAGCTATAA
- a CDS encoding homoserine kinase codes for MSVFTPLARPELETFLAPYGLGRLLDFQGIAAGSENTNFFISLEQGEFVLTLVERGPVQEMPFFIELLDVLHEADLPVPYALRTTDGVALRELAGKPALLQPRLAGKHIKQANAQHCVQVGELLGHLHVATKDNMIKRKTDRGLDWMQEEGAKLLPHLDSTAKDLLQRALQEIVEQRTRILALPRANIHADLFRDNAMFEGTHLTGLIDFYNACSGPMLYDVAIALNDWCSDAEGMLDGQRARALLGAYATLRPFTAAEAELWPTILRVACVRFWLSRLIAAETFAGQDVLIHDPMEFQRYLAQRQQVSVALPFAL; via the coding sequence ATGTCTGTGTTCACCCCCCTGGCTCGGCCCGAGCTGGAAACCTTTCTCGCCCCATATGGGCTCGGCCGCCTGCTTGATTTCCAGGGGATTGCCGCTGGTAGCGAAAACACCAATTTCTTCATCAGCCTGGAACAGGGCGAGTTCGTCTTGACGCTGGTCGAGCGCGGGCCTGTCCAGGAAATGCCGTTCTTCATCGAGTTGCTGGACGTCCTGCACGAGGCGGACCTGCCGGTTCCCTACGCGCTGCGTACCACCGACGGCGTCGCCCTGCGGGAACTGGCGGGCAAGCCAGCGCTGCTGCAACCGCGCCTGGCCGGCAAGCACATCAAGCAAGCCAACGCCCAGCACTGCGTCCAGGTTGGCGAGCTGCTGGGCCACCTGCACGTGGCCACCAAGGACAACATGATCAAGCGCAAGACCGATCGTGGCCTGGACTGGATGCAGGAAGAGGGCGCCAAGCTGCTGCCACACCTGGACAGCACCGCCAAGGACCTGCTGCAACGTGCGCTGCAAGAGATCGTCGAACAGAGGACCAGGATCCTCGCCCTGCCACGGGCCAACATCCATGCCGACCTGTTCCGCGACAACGCGATGTTCGAAGGTACCCACCTGACCGGCCTGATCGATTTCTATAACGCCTGCTCGGGGCCGATGCTGTATGACGTGGCCATTGCCCTGAACGACTGGTGTTCCGACGCCGAAGGGATGCTCGACGGCCAACGCGCACGGGCCTTGCTCGGTGCCTACGCGACCTTGCGGCCATTCACCGCCGCCGAGGCCGAACTGTGGCCAACCATCCTGCGGGTGGCCTGCGTGCGTTTCTGGCTGTCACGCCTGATCGCTGCCGAGACCTTTGCCGGCCAGGACGTACTGATCCACGACCCGATGGAGTTCCAGCGCTACCTGGCCCAGCGCCAGCAGGTCAGCGTGGCCCTGCCGTTCGCCCTCTGA
- a CDS encoding DUF2782 domain-containing protein produces MRTINRLLLAGLIAVSSMAAIAAEDAPSADPEVTIRTEGDKTIQEYRQNGFLYAIKVTPKGGKPYFLVRADGSDGNFIRSDQPDMLIPSWKIFEW; encoded by the coding sequence ATGCGCACAATAAATCGCTTGCTGCTGGCCGGCTTGATTGCAGTTTCCTCCATGGCAGCGATCGCCGCGGAAGATGCACCTTCGGCCGACCCGGAAGTCACCATTCGCACGGAAGGCGACAAGACCATCCAGGAATACCGGCAAAATGGCTTCCTGTATGCGATCAAGGTCACGCCAAAAGGTGGCAAGCCCTATTTCCTGGTGCGCGCCGATGGCTCCGACGGCAACTTCATCCGTTCGGATCAGCCCGATATGCTGATCCCTTCGTGGAAAATCTTCGAGTGGTAA